One genomic region from Yersinia canariae encodes:
- the maeB gene encoding NADP-dependent oxaloacetate-decarboxylating malate dehydrogenase, with the protein MDEQLKQSALDFHQYPTPGKIQVSPTKPLATQRDLALAYSPGVAAPCLEIAADPLAAYKYTARGNLVAVISNGTAVLGLGNIGALAGKPVMEGKGVLFKKFSGIDVFDIEIDEHDPDKLIDIIASLEPTFGGINLEDIKAPECFYIEQKLRERMKIPVFHDDQHGTAIICTAAVLNGLRVVKKDISDVKLVVSGAGAASIACLNLLVALGLKHHNITVCDSKGVIYQGREANMAETKAAYAIEDNGQRTLGDAMPGADIFLGCSGPGVLTPDMVKTMAPSPLILALANPEPEILPPLAKAARPDAIICTGRSDYPNQVNNVLCFPFIFRGALDVGATTINEEMKLACVHAIADLALAEQSDVVASAYGEQDLSFGPEYIIPKPFDPRLIVKIAPAVAKAAMDSGVATRPITDFSAYVEKLTEFVYKTNLFMKPIFSQAKKEMKRVVLAEGEEERVLHATQELVSQGLAYPILIGRPSVIETRLKKLGLQITAGKDFEVVNNESDPRFNEYWHEYYQIMKRRGVSQEQARRAVIGNPTLIGSIMVHRGEADAMICGTIGTYHEHYDVVEKVFGFRDGAHVAGAMNALLLPTGNTFIADTYVNDDPTPEQLAEITLMAAETVRRFGIEPKVALLSHSSFGTSNCPAARKMRRTLELVNQMAPELEIDGEMHGDAALVESIRHNLMPDSPLKGAANVLIMPNMEAARISYNLLRVTSSEGVTVGPVLMGVAKPVHILTPIASVRRIVNMVALAVVEAQTQPL; encoded by the coding sequence ATGGACGAACAATTGAAACAGAGCGCACTTGATTTTCACCAATATCCTACTCCAGGGAAAATTCAGGTATCGCCAACCAAACCGCTAGCCACCCAACGGGACTTGGCGCTGGCTTATTCTCCTGGTGTTGCTGCTCCGTGTCTGGAGATTGCTGCTGATCCATTGGCGGCTTATAAATATACGGCACGCGGCAACCTGGTTGCGGTTATTTCGAACGGCACTGCGGTACTGGGGCTGGGTAATATTGGAGCATTAGCGGGTAAGCCGGTAATGGAAGGGAAGGGAGTTTTGTTTAAGAAGTTTTCCGGTATTGATGTATTTGATATTGAAATCGATGAACACGACCCCGATAAACTGATTGATATTATTGCTTCGCTGGAACCCACATTCGGCGGCATCAACCTGGAAGATATCAAAGCACCTGAGTGCTTCTATATTGAGCAGAAATTACGTGAGCGCATGAAGATCCCGGTATTCCATGATGATCAACATGGTACGGCGATTATCTGCACCGCTGCGGTGCTCAATGGCTTGCGGGTCGTGAAGAAAGATATTAGCGATGTGAAGTTGGTGGTCTCAGGGGCGGGTGCTGCTTCCATTGCTTGCCTGAACTTATTAGTTGCTCTGGGATTAAAACATCACAATATTACGGTGTGTGATTCCAAGGGAGTGATTTATCAGGGTCGTGAAGCCAATATGGCCGAAACCAAAGCGGCTTATGCGATTGAAGACAACGGCCAGCGCACGTTAGGCGATGCAATGCCAGGTGCGGATATTTTCCTCGGCTGCTCCGGCCCTGGCGTTCTCACACCAGACATGGTGAAAACTATGGCCCCTAGCCCACTCATTTTGGCGCTGGCGAACCCGGAACCTGAAATTTTACCGCCATTGGCAAAAGCGGCGCGCCCAGATGCGATTATCTGTACTGGCCGCTCGGATTACCCGAATCAGGTCAACAACGTGCTGTGCTTCCCGTTTATCTTCCGGGGCGCATTAGACGTGGGCGCGACCACCATTAACGAAGAAATGAAACTGGCTTGTGTGCATGCGATTGCAGATTTGGCACTGGCTGAGCAGAGTGATGTGGTGGCATCTGCCTATGGTGAACAAGACCTTTCCTTTGGCCCTGAATACATCATTCCTAAACCATTCGACCCACGGTTGATTGTGAAAATTGCACCGGCGGTGGCGAAAGCGGCGATGGACTCCGGTGTGGCAACTCGCCCAATCACCGACTTTAGTGCCTACGTAGAGAAACTGACGGAATTTGTCTACAAAACCAACCTGTTTATGAAGCCGATTTTCTCGCAGGCGAAAAAAGAGATGAAGCGGGTAGTCTTGGCGGAAGGGGAAGAGGAGCGAGTATTACATGCAACTCAGGAGCTTGTTTCTCAGGGGCTGGCATATCCAATCTTGATTGGTCGCCCAAGTGTCATTGAGACTCGACTGAAAAAATTGGGTCTGCAAATTACGGCCGGAAAAGATTTCGAAGTGGTCAATAATGAATCTGACCCGCGTTTTAATGAATATTGGCACGAATACTATCAAATAATGAAACGCCGTGGCGTCTCACAGGAACAAGCGCGCCGTGCCGTCATTGGTAACCCAACACTGATTGGCTCCATTATGGTCCATCGGGGAGAGGCTGATGCCATGATTTGTGGCACGATTGGCACCTATCATGAGCATTATGATGTCGTCGAAAAAGTCTTTGGTTTCCGTGACGGCGCGCATGTGGCTGGTGCAATGAATGCGCTGTTGCTGCCAACCGGTAACACTTTCATTGCCGATACTTATGTCAATGACGATCCAACGCCGGAGCAACTGGCCGAGATTACGTTGATGGCCGCTGAAACTGTGCGCCGTTTTGGTATCGAACCCAAAGTGGCGTTGCTATCTCATTCGAGTTTCGGGACATCGAATTGCCCGGCTGCCCGTAAAATGCGCCGTACACTTGAGCTGGTGAATCAGATGGCACCTGAGCTGGAGATTGACGGCGAAATGCACGGCGATGCAGCGCTGGTGGAAAGTATCCGCCATAACCTGATGCCAGACAGCCCACTGAAAGGAGCCGCAAACGTACTGATTATGCCGAATATGGAAGCCGCACGAATCAGTTATAACTTGCTGCGCGTGACTTCTTCTGAGGGCGTGACGGTAGGGCCAGTGCTGATGGGGGTGGCGAAACCGGTACATATTCTGACGCCAATTGCTTCTGTGCGTCGTATCGTGAATATGGTGGCATTAGCAGTGGTCGAGGCGCAAACCCAGCCACTGTAA
- a CDS encoding YaiI/YqxD family protein yields MQIWVDADACPNVIKEVLFRAADRTGVMVTLVANQPLKTPPSKFIRTLQVASGFDVADNEIVQRVEKNDLVITADIPLAAEVIEKGGIALNPRGERYTPDTIRERLNMRDFMDTMRASGIQTGGPNTLNQRDRQQFANELDKWLQQASKNRRNPLST; encoded by the coding sequence ATGCAAATTTGGGTTGATGCGGACGCCTGTCCGAATGTCATTAAGGAAGTGTTATTTCGTGCCGCAGACCGCACCGGTGTGATGGTTACACTGGTGGCAAATCAGCCACTAAAAACACCGCCCTCAAAGTTTATCCGTACATTACAGGTAGCATCCGGCTTTGATGTTGCCGATAACGAAATCGTGCAGCGCGTCGAAAAAAATGACCTGGTCATTACCGCCGATATTCCGCTGGCGGCTGAGGTAATTGAGAAAGGGGGAATTGCGCTAAACCCTCGTGGCGAGCGCTATACCCCAGACACTATTCGTGAGCGGCTGAATATGCGTGACTTTATGGACACCATGCGCGCCAGTGGTATTCAAACCGGTGGCCCCAATACCTTGAATCAGCGCGACCGCCAGCAATTTGCCAATGAGCTGGATAAGTGGCTACAACAAGCCAGTAAAAACCGCCGCAATCCCCTTAGCACTTAA
- the hemF gene encoding oxygen-dependent coproporphyrinogen oxidase, whose product MNLLDIAQIKTYLLDLQDRICSALAQADGSAEFTEENWVREEGGGGRSRVLVKGAIFEQAGVNFSHVSGATLPASATAHRPELAGRSFQALGVSLVIHPLSPYLPTSHANVRFFIAEKPGEDPVWWFGGGFDLTPFYGFEEDAIHWHQTAHKLCQPFGEQIYPRYKKWCDDYFYIKHRNEARGIGGLFFDDLNSPDFDTCFNFTQAVGNGFLDAYMPIVARRKTLSWGEREREFQLYRRGRYVEFNLVWDRGTLFGLQTGGRTESILMSLPPLVRWEYNYQPATDSAEAALYRDFLPVKDWLAAGEHD is encoded by the coding sequence ATGAATTTACTCGATATAGCCCAAATCAAAACCTATCTGCTCGATTTGCAGGATAGAATATGCTCTGCATTGGCTCAAGCTGATGGCAGTGCCGAGTTCACAGAAGAAAACTGGGTTCGTGAAGAAGGCGGCGGTGGCCGTAGTCGGGTATTAGTCAAAGGGGCGATATTCGAGCAGGCGGGTGTAAACTTTTCGCATGTATCAGGCGCGACACTACCTGCATCCGCCACCGCACATCGTCCTGAACTGGCTGGCCGCAGTTTTCAAGCGCTGGGCGTGTCGCTCGTTATTCATCCGCTCAGCCCTTATCTGCCCACCAGCCATGCTAATGTGCGTTTTTTTATTGCTGAAAAACCCGGCGAAGATCCCGTGTGGTGGTTTGGTGGTGGCTTTGATTTAACACCCTTTTATGGTTTTGAAGAAGATGCGATTCACTGGCATCAAACCGCCCATAAGTTGTGCCAGCCATTTGGTGAGCAAATCTACCCTCGTTATAAGAAATGGTGCGATGACTATTTCTACATTAAGCACCGCAATGAAGCTCGTGGTATTGGCGGCCTATTTTTCGATGATTTGAACAGCCCAGATTTTGATACCTGTTTTAACTTTACTCAGGCGGTTGGCAATGGTTTTCTTGATGCTTATATGCCGATTGTTGCGCGGCGCAAAACCCTGAGTTGGGGGGAGCGCGAGCGCGAATTCCAACTTTATCGTCGGGGCCGTTATGTCGAATTTAATCTGGTTTGGGATCGTGGCACATTATTCGGTCTGCAAACCGGCGGCCGCACAGAATCTATTTTAATGTCTCTGCCACCACTGGTTCGCTGGGAATATAATTATCAACCGGCGACAGACAGCGCTGAAGCGGCACTGTACCGCGATTTTCTGCCAGTAAAAGACTGGCTGGCCGCAGGAGAACACGACTGA
- a CDS encoding GNAT family acetyltransferase, whose product MEIRVFQQGDFEEVILLWEHCDLLRPWNDPEMDIERKLNHDPELFLVAEVSGAIVGSVMGGYDGHRGSAYYLGVHPDFRGRGFANALISRLEKKLIARGCPKLNIMVREDNDAVIGMYEKLDYETQDSIMLGKRLIVDQEY is encoded by the coding sequence ATGGAAATCCGCGTATTTCAGCAAGGCGATTTTGAAGAAGTGATTCTGCTGTGGGAGCATTGCGACTTGCTGCGACCTTGGAATGATCCGGAAATGGATATTGAACGTAAGTTGAATCATGACCCCGAATTATTTTTAGTGGCAGAAGTCAGCGGTGCGATTGTCGGCTCAGTAATGGGCGGTTATGACGGCCACCGTGGATCTGCATATTATCTGGGGGTTCATCCCGATTTTCGCGGCCGTGGCTTTGCCAATGCGCTGATCAGCCGGTTAGAAAAGAAATTAATTGCTCGTGGCTGCCCAAAGCTGAATATCATGGTGCGCGAAGACAATGACGCAGTCATCGGCATGTATGAAAAGCTGGATTACGAGACGCAAGACAGCATCATGCTGGGCAAGCGGCTGATTGTGGATCAGGAGTATTGA
- a CDS encoding site-specific integrase: MATIRKRGAYQWETQIRKRGFPSQTKTFNTKAEADAWAKMVESEMARGVWLSRSESESTTLYDSLARYENEIVANKKGAVQDRSIIRIFKRQPLARCYMASIRSADVAKLRDEWLKDYAPATVLRRLSLLSHLFNISRKEWGMESLINPVDLIRKPQPDNARTRRIAVEAVPAIDESDNEVKTLRNSAQDEIERIITNTQSPILPSAVCLALETAMRRGEIVGLRWKYVDLKLRVAHLPKTKNGDSRDVPLSSKAVAALEKLKVIAEAREEDENSTDDRVFKARVDAISCAFDRARKRARKLYEQECSVSGKKANSNYLLDLRFHDLRHEATSRLAEIFPMHELTKITGHKDPRMLMRYYHPRAEDLAKKLV; encoded by the coding sequence ATGGCGACGATCCGCAAGCGTGGTGCCTATCAATGGGAAACTCAAATCCGTAAACGTGGCTTCCCGTCACAAACTAAAACGTTTAATACCAAAGCCGAGGCTGATGCTTGGGCAAAAATGGTTGAGTCGGAAATGGCTCGCGGCGTGTGGCTTAGTCGTAGCGAATCGGAATCGACAACACTATATGACTCGCTTGCGCGTTATGAAAATGAAATTGTCGCCAACAAAAAGGGAGCGGTGCAAGATAGGTCTATTATCCGTATCTTTAAACGGCAACCATTAGCCAGATGTTATATGGCCAGTATTCGTAGTGCCGATGTCGCCAAATTAAGAGACGAATGGCTAAAAGACTATGCGCCGGCCACGGTGTTACGCCGCTTATCTCTGCTTTCCCACTTATTTAATATTTCCCGCAAAGAGTGGGGAATGGAAAGCCTGATTAATCCTGTTGACCTGATCCGCAAACCCCAGCCGGATAATGCCCGTACACGGCGTATAGCGGTTGAGGCTGTACCAGCCATAGACGAATCAGATAATGAGGTTAAAACGCTAAGAAACAGCGCTCAGGACGAAATCGAGCGGATTATTACCAATACTCAATCTCCGATATTGCCATCAGCGGTTTGCTTAGCGTTGGAAACGGCTATGCGACGTGGTGAAATTGTTGGCTTACGCTGGAAATATGTGGATTTAAAGCTGCGTGTCGCTCACTTGCCCAAGACGAAAAATGGCGATTCGCGTGATGTACCGCTTTCTTCAAAGGCGGTGGCAGCATTAGAAAAACTAAAGGTTATCGCGGAAGCCAGGGAAGAGGACGAGAATTCAACTGATGATCGTGTATTTAAAGCCCGAGTTGACGCAATAAGCTGTGCATTTGATAGAGCCAGAAAGCGTGCTCGTAAACTGTATGAGCAAGAATGTTCTGTTTCAGGAAAGAAAGCCAACTCAAATTATTTACTGGATTTGCGATTCCACGATTTACGCCATGAAGCCACATCACGCTTGGCTGAAATCTTTCCCATGCACGAACTCACAAAAATAACTGGCCACAAAGACCCTAGAATGCTGATGAGATACTATCATCCTAGGGCAGAGGATTTGGCTAAGAAGTTGGTTTAG
- a CDS encoding HNH endonuclease, with protein sequence MNNIQTSDSLVVGQVYTRNDLKKLFNITDATINTGIFQPKNHASIWLFITEDKTTDRTQYHDLLEEDTLSMQGQTSGRKDDLIISHMKNGLEIILFYRKRKYEFDKAGFRYEGNFSYKSHSGEKPTTFLLNRINNKKFKHGKKRTWELAIDAITSLGGSATQQDILKHITTRHSDYIPSNLAPDLTMLSVNKNSRVNLSQNINPRRTDSDNQFDRLFKLGSGVNAKYEFYDPTAHGVWEIYLESENNKLAVRSLNDAITAKALEHAQKEAEASHAFDATSVEDQRKKVLSNIVRRQGQPAFRKALLEAYEGKCAITGCALTELLEAAHIHPYKGAHTNVVSNGLLLRADIHTLFDLGLINIDPDSFNVYISEKLVGTDYEYLQNVRIRSPNKKIDAPSYDALIWRLYL encoded by the coding sequence ATGAATAATATTCAAACATCAGATAGCTTGGTTGTTGGCCAGGTCTATACAAGAAATGATCTCAAAAAGCTTTTTAATATTACAGATGCGACAATCAATACTGGGATTTTTCAACCCAAAAATCATGCATCTATATGGTTGTTTATCACAGAAGACAAGACAACCGATCGCACTCAATATCATGATTTATTGGAAGAAGATACTCTTTCCATGCAAGGACAAACTAGTGGGCGTAAAGATGATCTCATCATATCCCATATGAAGAATGGGCTCGAAATCATCCTATTCTATCGAAAAAGAAAATATGAGTTCGATAAAGCAGGCTTTCGCTATGAAGGTAATTTCTCCTATAAATCACATTCAGGTGAAAAACCTACTACATTTTTGCTTAATCGTATTAACAATAAAAAATTTAAGCATGGAAAAAAACGCACCTGGGAACTAGCCATTGATGCAATAACTTCCCTAGGTGGAAGTGCTACTCAGCAAGATATACTAAAACATATTACAACTCGACATTCAGATTATATCCCATCTAATCTAGCACCTGATTTAACTATGCTATCAGTCAATAAAAATTCTAGAGTAAATTTATCTCAAAATATTAATCCTAGGCGAACCGATAGCGATAACCAATTTGATAGATTATTTAAATTAGGCTCTGGGGTAAATGCTAAATATGAGTTTTACGACCCCACTGCACATGGTGTCTGGGAGATTTATCTAGAATCTGAAAACAATAAACTCGCTGTTCGTTCACTAAATGATGCAATTACAGCAAAAGCATTAGAACACGCGCAGAAAGAAGCAGAAGCGAGTCATGCATTTGATGCAACAAGTGTTGAAGATCAAAGAAAAAAAGTCCTCAGCAATATCGTGCGCAGACAAGGGCAACCCGCATTTAGAAAGGCTCTACTAGAAGCATATGAAGGGAAATGCGCCATTACTGGCTGTGCCTTGACCGAACTTCTTGAAGCAGCCCATATTCATCCCTATAAAGGAGCACATACGAACGTTGTGTCAAACGGTTTACTGCTTCGAGCAGATATACATACTCTTTTTGATTTGGGGTTAATTAATATTGATCCAGATAGTTTTAATGTGTATATATCTGAAAAACTAGTCGGAACAGATTATGAGTATTTACAAAATGTTCGAATTAGGTCGCCGAATAAAAAGATAGATGCCCCTAGTTATGATGCATTGATATGGCGTTTATATTTATAA